Proteins co-encoded in one Apodemus sylvaticus chromosome 6, mApoSyl1.1, whole genome shotgun sequence genomic window:
- the Max gene encoding protein max isoform X2 — MSDNDDIEVESDADKRAHHNALERKRRDHIKDSFHSLRDSVPSLQGEKASRAQILDKATEYIQYMRRKNHTHQQDIDDLKRQNALLEQQVRALEKARSSAQLQTNYPSSDNSLYTNAKGGTISAFDGGSDSSSESEPEEPQSRKKLRMETS, encoded by the exons ATGAGCGATAACGATGACATCGAGGTGGAGAGCGAC GCTGACAAGCGGGCTCACCATAATGCACTGGAACGAAAACGCAGGGACCACATCAAAGACAGCTTTCACAGTTTGCGGGACTCAGTCCCATCACTCCAAGGAGAGAAG GCATCCCGGGCCCAAATCCTAGACAAAGCAACAGAGTACATCCAGTATATGCGAAGGAAAAACCATACACACCAGCAAGACATTGACGACCTCAAGCGGCAGAACGCTCTTCTGGAGCAGCAAG TCCGTGCACTGGAGAAGGCAAGATCAAGTGCCCAACTGCAGACCAACTACCCCTCCTCAGACAACAGCCTCTACACCAACGCCAAGGGCGGCACCATCTCTGCCTTCGATGGGGGTTCAGACTCCAGCTCAGAGTCCGAGCCTGAAGAGCCCCAGAGCAGGAAGAAACTCCGAATGGAGACCAGCTAA
- the Max gene encoding protein max isoform X1 — translation MSDNDDIEVESDEEQPRFQSAADKRAHHNALERKRRDHIKDSFHSLRDSVPSLQGEKASRAQILDKATEYIQYMRRKNHTHQQDIDDLKRQNALLEQQVRALEKARSSAQLQTNYPSSDNSLYTNAKGGTISAFDGGSDSSSESEPEEPQSRKKLRMETS, via the exons ATGAGCGATAACGATGACATCGAGGTGGAGAGCGAC GAAGAGCAACCGAGGTTTCAATCTGCG GCTGACAAGCGGGCTCACCATAATGCACTGGAACGAAAACGCAGGGACCACATCAAAGACAGCTTTCACAGTTTGCGGGACTCAGTCCCATCACTCCAAGGAGAGAAG GCATCCCGGGCCCAAATCCTAGACAAAGCAACAGAGTACATCCAGTATATGCGAAGGAAAAACCATACACACCAGCAAGACATTGACGACCTCAAGCGGCAGAACGCTCTTCTGGAGCAGCAAG TCCGTGCACTGGAGAAGGCAAGATCAAGTGCCCAACTGCAGACCAACTACCCCTCCTCAGACAACAGCCTCTACACCAACGCCAAGGGCGGCACCATCTCTGCCTTCGATGGGGGTTCAGACTCCAGCTCAGAGTCCGAGCCTGAAGAGCCCCAGAGCAGGAAGAAACTCCGAATGGAGACCAGCTAA
- the Max gene encoding protein max isoform X3, which yields MCHGKARADQVLCSWGIHFSSSLMEDASKRKFRALEKARSSAQLQTNYPSSDNSLYTNAKGGTISAFDGGSDSSSESEPEEPQSRKKLRMETS from the exons ATGTGCCAT GGGAAAGCGAGAGCTGATCAAGTTCTTTGTTCCTGGGGAATtcacttctcttcctccctcatgGAAGATGCAAGTAAAAGGAAAT TCCGTGCACTGGAGAAGGCAAGATCAAGTGCCCAACTGCAGACCAACTACCCCTCCTCAGACAACAGCCTCTACACCAACGCCAAGGGCGGCACCATCTCTGCCTTCGATGGGGGTTCAGACTCCAGCTCAGAGTCCGAGCCTGAAGAGCCCCAGAGCAGGAAGAAACTCCGAATGGAGACCAGCTAA